A region from the Vicia villosa cultivar HV-30 ecotype Madison, WI linkage group LG3, Vvil1.0, whole genome shotgun sequence genome encodes:
- the LOC131658538 gene encoding uncharacterized protein LOC131658538: MSSSSEDEQPKTKETTPKPDDPLLNPRNPYYLHPGENPGATLVSPPLDDNNYHNWSKSMRRALTSKNKLSFINGALPRPSSKNPDFELWDHANSMVLSWITRTLSPHITQSAICFDSAYDLWEDLKDRFMKGNHFRFSDLSRDLHSIQQGDLRTSQI; the protein is encoded by the coding sequence ATGTCATCTTCATCAGAAGATGAACAACCTAAAACCAAAGAAACCACACCTAAACCTGACGATCCCCTTTTGAACCCAAGAAATCCTTATTATCTCCACCCTGGAGAAAACCCAGGTGCTACCCTTGTCTCTCCTCCTCTAGATGACAACAACTATCACAACTGGAGCAAATCGATGCGTCGCGCATTGACATCAAAGAACAAATTATCTTTCATCAATGGTGCTTTACCAAGACCCTCATCCAAGAACCCTGACTTTGAGCTTTGGGATCATGCCAATAGTATGGTTCTATCATGGATTACACGCACTCTTTCTCCTCACATTACTCAGAGCGCTATATGCTTTGATTCTGCGTACGATCTCTGGGAAGACCTCAAGGACCGCTTCATGAAAGGCAACCATTTTCGATTCTCCGATCTATCACGTGATCTACATTCCATTCAACAAGGAGATCTTCGTACTTCACAGATCTGA